Proteins from a genomic interval of Pseudomonas versuta:
- a CDS encoding YbgA family protein — translation MACDISARQKPKIAISACLLGAEVRFNGGHKESRLCSQALSEHFDFVPLCPEVAIGLGIPRQPIRLIGDPAQPQALGSVDSSLDVTRPLHDYGVAMAAAHTDICGYIFMQKSPSCGLERVKVYQDGGRPAELSGRGIYAQAFCAAHPDLPVEEDGRLNDPVLRENFLTRVYAYSTWQQLLRAGITRRSLTEFHACYKYQLMAHHPEQYKILGTMLGNLGKNDPREIAPQYFSELMKALKKCATRRTHTNVLQHISGYLKQFISPEDKQEVQYLIGQYLHGIVPLIVPLTLLKHHFRLHPDPYISRQVYLQPHPENLSLRNAI, via the coding sequence ATGGCCTGCGACATCTCAGCCCGTCAAAAACCGAAAATCGCCATCAGCGCCTGCTTGCTCGGGGCCGAAGTTCGCTTCAATGGCGGGCACAAAGAGTCGCGACTGTGCAGCCAGGCCCTGAGTGAACATTTCGACTTCGTCCCGCTGTGCCCCGAAGTCGCCATCGGGCTTGGCATTCCGCGCCAGCCCATCCGCCTGATCGGCGACCCTGCCCAACCGCAAGCCTTGGGCAGTGTCGACAGCTCTCTGGACGTAACCCGGCCATTACACGATTACGGTGTGGCCATGGCCGCAGCGCACACAGACATTTGCGGCTACATCTTTATGCAAAAGTCACCGTCTTGCGGACTCGAGCGAGTCAAGGTCTATCAGGACGGTGGACGCCCCGCAGAGCTGAGCGGACGGGGGATTTACGCACAAGCGTTTTGCGCGGCCCACCCCGATTTGCCTGTGGAAGAGGATGGCCGCCTCAACGACCCGGTATTGCGTGAAAACTTTCTGACCCGGGTTTACGCCTATAGCACCTGGCAGCAATTACTCAGAGCCGGCATCACCCGCCGTTCCCTGACCGAATTTCATGCCTGTTACAAATACCAGCTCATGGCCCACCACCCCGAGCAGTACAAAATCCTGGGCACCATGCTCGGCAATCTGGGCAAAAATGATCCCCGCGAGATCGCCCCTCAGTACTTCAGCGAGTTGATGAAAGCCCTGAAAAAATGCGCCACGCGTCGCACTCACACCAATGTGCTGCAACACATCAGCGGCTATCTAAAACAATTCATCAGCCCCGAAGACAAGCAAGAAGTGCAATACCTGATTGGCCAGTACCTGCACGGCATTGTGCCGCTGATCGTGCCGCTGACACTGCTCAAACATCATTTTCGCCTGCATCCGGATCCCTACATATCGCGCCAGGTATACCTGCAACCGCACCCGGAAAACCTCAGCCTGCGCAATGCGATATGA
- a CDS encoding MerR family transcriptional regulator yields the protein MSKDLSVNGPPAPDYNQALDAGWLPIREVARITGVNAVTLRAWERRYGLIVPHRTAKGHRMFSDTHIQRIQQILTWLNRGVSVSQVMPLLDAAPAWHAPVDNDWQAWRQTLTLAITELSERRLDDNFNQVMSLYPAHTLCEQLLIPLLNELEQRWQGQFGAQLERVFFNSWLRSKLGARIYHNNRSLKGKPVLLINHSALPFEAQLWLTAWLVSSSHCPVEVFDGPLPGGELALAVERLNCPAVVLYSSQTLNPRQLPKLLGGTNCPVLIAGPTVCIHSAELAVSTTEIAGLSLAVDPLEAHQRLSQLGLF from the coding sequence ATGAGCAAAGACCTTTCGGTGAACGGCCCTCCTGCCCCTGACTACAACCAGGCCCTGGACGCCGGCTGGCTGCCGATACGCGAAGTAGCCCGTATCACAGGCGTCAATGCCGTGACCCTGCGCGCCTGGGAACGTCGTTATGGCCTGATCGTCCCGCACCGTACCGCCAAGGGCCATCGCATGTTTTCGGACACGCATATCCAGCGGATCCAGCAGATTCTGACCTGGCTTAATCGCGGGGTCTCAGTCAGTCAGGTCATGCCGCTGCTCGACGCAGCCCCCGCCTGGCACGCCCCCGTCGACAACGACTGGCAGGCATGGCGCCAGACCCTGACGCTGGCGATCACTGAGCTGTCCGAGCGCAGGCTCGATGACAATTTTAATCAAGTCATGTCGCTGTATCCGGCCCACACACTGTGCGAACAACTGTTGATCCCGCTTTTAAACGAGCTGGAACAACGCTGGCAGGGCCAGTTCGGGGCACAACTGGAGCGGGTATTTTTCAACTCCTGGCTGCGCAGCAAACTGGGCGCCCGTATCTATCACAACAACCGCTCGCTCAAGGGCAAGCCCGTGCTGCTGATCAATCATTCGGCCCTGCCTTTTGAGGCACAGCTATGGCTCACGGCCTGGCTGGTCAGCAGCAGCCATTGCCCGGTTGAAGTATTCGACGGGCCACTGCCCGGCGGTGAACTGGCCCTGGCGGTTGAGCGCCTCAATTGCCCCGCCGTGGTGCTCTATTCAAGCCAAACCCTCAACCCCCGGCAGTTGCCGAAGCTACTCGGCGGCACCAATTGCCCGGTCCTGATTGCCGGACCGACGGTATGCATCCATAGCGCCGAGTTGGCCGTAAGTACTACTGAAATCGCAGGATTGTCCCTGGCTGTTGATCCGCTTGAAGCCCATCAACGACTCAGCCAGCTCGGACTCTTCTAG
- a CDS encoding TIGR02450 family Trp-rich protein, translating to MNRLNPRKLLLSKWTAATPHNREKHFLVTELFCDEEGNVLELELQAVLTRRSQRLPWQSLQDAAAWKMGWL from the coding sequence ATGAACCGCCTCAACCCGCGCAAATTGCTGCTGTCAAAATGGACAGCAGCCACCCCGCACAACCGAGAGAAACACTTTCTGGTCACCGAACTGTTTTGCGACGAAGAAGGCAACGTGCTCGAACTCGAACTGCAAGCGGTGCTCACCCGGCGCAGCCAGCGGTTGCCCTGGCAAAGCCTGCAGGATGCAGCGGCCTGGAAAATGGGCTGGCTGTAG
- the phrB gene encoding deoxyribodipyrimidine photo-lyase gives MQLIWLRSDLRQSDNTALSAAAARGPTVAVYLISAEQWLAHDDAPCKVDFWLRNLSVLSDSLEQLNIPLLIRSAPAWDQAPAALVELCQQLGIQDVHVNDEYGIHETRRDQAVACALDAQGIGFHRYLDQLLFQPGSVLTKTGGYFQVFSQFRKVCYERLHTGLPGIVAKPQAQAPLSIARDRVPESVTGFARPGQSLRALWPAGEEEARERLARFADEQIHYYKEERDLPAKPGTSQLSPYLAAGVISPRQCLHAALLSNNGEFESGSVGAATWISELIWREFYKHILVGYPRVSRHRAFRPATEFLPWRDAPQELAAWKEGRTGIPIIDAAIRQLLETGWMHNRLRMVVAMFLTKNLLIDWREGERFFMQHLIDGDLAANNGGWQWSSSTGTDSVPYFRIFNPLSQSERFDPEGRFIKHWLPELATLNKKEIHNPASAGGLFGVADYPQPIVDLKHSRERALSAFKNLPRHQLYEVCDD, from the coding sequence ATGCAACTGATCTGGCTGCGCAGCGATTTGCGCCAAAGCGACAACACTGCCCTGAGCGCCGCCGCTGCACGCGGCCCCACTGTGGCCGTGTACCTCATAAGCGCCGAGCAATGGCTGGCCCATGATGATGCGCCATGCAAAGTCGACTTTTGGCTGCGTAACCTGAGCGTCCTGAGCGACAGCCTCGAACAACTGAATATCCCGTTACTGATTCGCAGCGCACCCGCCTGGGACCAGGCCCCCGCGGCGCTTGTTGAGCTGTGCCAACAACTGGGCATTCAGGATGTTCATGTAAATGATGAATACGGCATCCATGAAACCCGGCGCGATCAGGCCGTCGCCTGCGCACTCGACGCCCAAGGCATCGGCTTTCATCGCTACCTCGACCAACTGTTGTTTCAGCCCGGCAGCGTGCTGACCAAAACCGGGGGGTACTTTCAGGTCTTCAGCCAGTTCCGCAAGGTTTGCTATGAGCGCCTGCATACGGGGCTGCCGGGCATCGTGGCCAAACCACAGGCACAGGCGCCGCTGTCGATTGCCCGGGATCGCGTTCCTGAATCTGTTACCGGCTTTGCCCGGCCCGGCCAATCCTTGCGTGCACTGTGGCCGGCTGGGGAAGAAGAAGCCCGGGAGCGCCTGGCACGCTTCGCCGATGAGCAAATCCACTACTACAAAGAAGAACGCGACTTACCCGCAAAACCTGGCACCAGCCAGCTTTCGCCCTACCTGGCAGCAGGCGTTATCTCACCACGCCAATGCCTGCATGCCGCACTGCTAAGCAACAACGGCGAGTTTGAAAGCGGCAGTGTCGGTGCCGCGACCTGGATCAGCGAACTGATCTGGCGCGAGTTTTATAAACACATTCTTGTGGGCTACCCACGGGTTTCCCGGCACCGCGCATTCAGGCCTGCCACCGAGTTCCTGCCCTGGCGTGACGCCCCGCAGGAGCTGGCAGCCTGGAAAGAAGGCCGCACCGGCATCCCGATCATAGACGCGGCCATTCGCCAACTGCTCGAAACCGGCTGGATGCATAACCGCCTGCGGATGGTGGTGGCGATGTTTCTGACCAAAAACCTGTTGATCGACTGGCGCGAGGGTGAGCGCTTCTTTATGCAGCACTTGATTGATGGTGACCTCGCAGCCAACAACGGTGGCTGGCAGTGGAGTTCATCCACCGGGACCGACTCGGTTCCCTACTTCAGAATTTTCAACCCGCTGAGCCAGTCCGAGCGCTTCGACCCCGAAGGGCGCTTCATCAAGCACTGGCTGCCAGAGCTCGCAACGTTGAATAAAAAGGAAATCCACAACCCGGCCAGTGCTGGAGGCCTGTTTGGCGTTGCCGACTACCCGCAGCCGATAGTCGACTTGAAACACAGCCGCGAGCGGGCCCTCAGCGCCTTCAAAAATCTGCCGAGGCATCAGCTCTATGAGGTGTGTGATGACTGA